The region CCAGCGCCCCCAGCGCGTGACCCACGACGCTGTAGCGTTCAATCCCGGCATCCGCCAGCGCCCGGGCCAGCTCGTCCGCCATCTGCCCAAGGCTGTAGTCTTCCGGCAGGGTGGCGGGGTTATTGCCCGTTCCGAGCTGGTCATAGCACACCACCTGATACTCCGGCTCCAGCGCGGCCAGCTGGGGCAGCCAGTAGCTGCCGCTGCCGCCGAGACCGGAAATAAAGACCACCACGGGCGCGCCTTCATACGGGGGCGGCGAGACGGAAAGTTTCATACCTGCCTCACTTCGCGATGTGCGCAACGGTGGCGATTTCAACCAGCGCCTCTGGCTTCACCAGCCCGCACTGAATGCAGAACCGCGCCGGTTTATCGCCGGGGAAGAACTCGGCGTAAATCTCGTTAATCGCGGCGTAGTTTTTCCAGTCGGTGATAAAGATGCTGTTGAAGGTCACATCCTCCATCGTGCCACCCGCCGTTTCGATCACGGTTTTGATCGTCTCCAGCACGTGGCGGGTTTGCGCCTTTGGGTCGTTGATAAACACCACGTTGTTGTCTTTATCAAACGGCAGCGTGCCGGAGACATACACCACGCCGTCGGCGAGTGTGCCGGGGACAAAAGGGGCAATCGGCGTGCTGGTGCCCGGCGGAATAATCACGGATTTTGGCATCAGGTGTCTCCTCAGGCGATACGGGCAAGCGGGGGATTCAGGGCGTCGCAGAAATCTGCAACGTTACTGACCCAGCCAAAAAAGGTTTCGATATTGAACAGGGCCGCCTTCTGGGCGAATTCCGGCCCGGCCTGGTGGGTCGCGTCTTCCAGCACCACGCCAAAATACTCGAGGAAAAAGCCGTCGCGCAGGGTCGACTCCACGCAGACGTTGGTGGCGATCCCGGTGAATATCAGATGGCGAATGCCCCGGCTGCGCAGCAGGCTGTCGAGCGGCGTGTTGAAAAAGCCGCTGTAGCGCGGTTTGGGCAGGACAATATCGCCCGCCTGCGGTACCAGTTCATCCACCAGCTGATAGTCCCAGCCGCCTTTCGCCAGCAGCTTGCCCTGCAGTTCTGGCCGTTTACGCATGGTTTTCAGGGCGTTCGACTTGTGGAAGTTGGGCGAGCCGGGGCCGCCGGCCTCGACGTACTGGTCATCCCAGCCGTTCTGGAACCAGATGATGAGCATGCCCGCGGCGCGCGCGGCGGCGACGGCGGTTTTAATGTTCTCAATCACCGGTCGGGTGGCGGAGACGTCGAACCCCGCCAGATCCAGATAGCCGCCCTGGCTGGCGTAGGCGTTTTGCATGTCCACCACGATCAGCGCGCTCTGCTGGGGCGCGAAGGTAATAGCTTCCGGGCGTGCGTTAAGGGTCGTCATTACGCCACCTCCTTCGTGACGGCGGGGATGTGGGCGCGGCACTGCATCAGCGGCTGGATGCGCTCGCCGAAGGTCTCCACGCCGGTGAGGAAATCGTCGAAGGTCAGCAGAACGCCTTCCGCACCGGGCACGGCCGCCACTTCGTCCAGCATTCTGGCGACGCTGGCGTACGAGCCGACCAGGGTGCCCATGTTGATATTGACGGCGGAGGTCGGATCGGCCATCTGGCGAACGTTGGTATCTGCCCCGGAGCGGGTATCCTTCTGGCTCTGCTCGGTCAGCCAGCTCAGGGCCTCCTCGTCGGCACCATCCTTATAGCGCTCCCATTTGGCGCGCGCGGCGTCGTCGGTTTCGTCGGCAATGACCATAAACAGCACGTAGGAGCCCACGTCGCGCCCGGTTTTATCGGCGGCCTCTTTCATCCGCGCGGCGGTCGGGGCGAAGGCGGCAGGCGTATTCACCCCTTTACCGAAGCAGAAGTTGAAGTCGGCGTATTTGGCGGAAAATTCCATCCCCGCGTCGCTTTGTCCGGCGCAAATCACCTTCATCGGCACCGACGGCTGCGGGCTGACGCGGCAGTCGTTCATGGTGAAGAAATCGCCCTTGAAATCGCTTTTGCCGGTCCCCCACAGGTCGCGCAGCACCTGCACGTATTCGGTCAGGTAGTCGTAGCGACGCGAGAAGTAGTCGTCACCCGGCCAGAGCCCCATCTGCTCGTACTCCGGTTTTTGCCAGCCGGTGACCAGGTTGACGCCAAAGCGCCCGCCGGAGATCGAGTCGATGGTGGAGGCCATGCGCGCGACGATTGCCGGGGGCAGGGTGAGGGTGGCGGCGGTGGCGTAGATTTGGATCCGCGAGGTGACCGCGGCCAGCCCGGCCATCAGGGTAAAGGACTCCAGGTTGTGGTCCCAGAATTCGGTTTTGCCGCCAAAGCCGCGCAGCTTGATCATCGAAAGCGCAAAGTCGAAATGGTAGTGTTCCGCTTTCTGCACGATAGCTTTATTGAGCTCAAAGGTCGGCATGTATTGCGGTGCAGTGGTCGAGATAAGCCAGCCGTTGTTGCCGATGGGTACAAATACGCCAATTTTCATCACGAACCTCTCTTCATTACGTCGCAGGTGTAACGGTGTTTTTGCAAAGGCAGTGCCAGTTTTGAAAATGACTGTGTTATTAATGTGTTAATTAGAAGTTGGTGGATTGATGCGGCCAAATGTGGACTAACTGGTCAAAAACATTGCACAGAAAACAGGCATTCATGCGCGATCGGAGTGCAGGATGTCGTGGCGAGACGGGGGTTTTGCTATGCTGAGGGCAACGCAGAATAAGGAGAGCGGGAATGACACAAGGCGCAGTGAAAACACCAGGTAAACGTTCGCAGGCGGTGAGCGCCAAGAAGCAGGCGATCCTCAGCGCGGCGCTGGAGACTTTTTCGCAGTTTGGTATTCACGGCACGCGCCTGGAGCAGGTGGCGGAGCAGTCCGGCGTATCCAAAACCAATCTGCTTTACTACTACCCGTCGAAAGAGGCGCTCTATGTGGCGGTGATGCAGCAGATCCTCGATATCTGGCTGGCGCCCCTCAAAGCGTTCCGCGCAGAGCTGGCCCCGCTGGTGGCGATCAAAGAGTATATTCGCCTGAAGCTGGAGGTGTCGCGCGATTACCCGCAGGCGTCGCGACTGTTTTGTCTTGAGATGCTGCAGGGCGCGCCGCTGCTGCAGGCGGAATTAACCGGAGATTTAAAACAGCTGGTGGACGATAAGTCGGCCATTATTGCCGGATGGGTCGCCAGCGGAAAGCTGGCCCCGGTCGACCCGCATCATCTGATCTTTATGATTTGGGCCTCCACCCAGCATTACGCTGACTTTGCGGCCCAGGTTGAGGCGGTGACCGGCAAAACGCTCCAGGACGAGGCGTTTTTCCACAGCACCCTGGAAAACGTGCAGCGGATGATTATTGAAGGGATCCGCCTGCGCTAGTTTCCCGGCGGGAGAGGGCAGCTTAAGTCGCCCTCTTCACACTGCATCAGCGAGGCCAGAAACGCTTCGCGCTCCACGGTTTTTTCCGCCAGGCACTGGTTAACAATCATTGGCTGGACGCTCCCGCCTTCCGTCCCCGAACCGATAAACGCGCAGTCCGCATCGCGCAGGGTAATCCACGCCTGCTGCGCTTTTTTCAGCAGGTCTCGCTGGGGCGCTGCCGCACGCTTAACGGCGGCCTGATAGGTCTGGTTGAGCTTTTTATCGGCAGCCTGGTACTGCTGCGCGCTACAGGTATTCAGCTCAAGCTGGGTGGTCGCTTTGTCGCACTCGTCGGCCAGCGCGCTGGCGCTCATTAGCAGTGCTGCACTGGCGATAAGATATCGTTTCATATACTCCCCAATAAAATAAGGCTCCGTCTCCGGAGCCTTATTAGCACAGCGTTAGCCTATTGTCATCAGGCTGGCGTTACCGCCTGCCGCCGCCGTGTTGACGCTGAGCGAGCGCTCCACGTACAGACGCTCCAGCAGCAGGTTGGTTTCCCCGCGCGCAAAGCCCTGCACGGAAACGATGGCACCGCTGCGGGCCGCAACCTGTTCGCAGAGTTCACGCAGCTGATCGGAATCACCGTGGTAGATCACCGCATCAAACGGCTGGGTTAGCAGGTTATCGGCTTTCGCGAAGCGAATGCGGGCCGAGACCGCCTTCGGCAGCTGTTTGGCGAGATCGCGATGCAGGGCATCTTCCGGCCACAGCACTTCACAGCCGGTTGCCATGGCGGCGGCCAGCTGCACCAGCGCGTCCTGCTCGTTATCGGCCACGCACAGCACGCGCTCGCGCGGCATCAGCGTCCAGGTGTTGCGCTCGCCGGTTGGACCCGGCAGCAGACGCTGCGTGCCCGCCTGCGCCAGCTCGCCGTACTGCTTCGCGACGGCACGCAGTTCAGGGCGTTTTTCCGCCCAGGCGATCAGCGCCTCCAGCGGCTGGGTCAGCACGGTTTTCAGCTGCGCATCCACCGGATAGTCCGCATCCTGGCGTGCCAGGGTGACGCCCAGGGCGTTCTCCGGACGGTTCGCCAGCAGACGGTACAGGTAGAGCGGACCGCCCGCTTTCGGACCGGTGCCGGAAAGGCCTTCGCCGCCGAACGGCTGCACGCCCACGACCGCTCCGACCATGTTGCGGTTGACGTACAGGTTGCCCACTTTGGCGCTGCCGGTCACCTGCGCGATAGTCTCGTCGATACGGGTATGCACGCCGAGCGTCAGGCCATAGCCGGAGGCGTTGATCTGCTCAACCAGCTCGTTCAGGTTGTTACGGTTGTAGCGCACCACGTGCAGCACCGGGCCGAAGACCTCTTTTTTCAGCTCGTCGAAGCTTGCCAGCTCAATCAGCGTTGGCGGCACAAAGGTGCCGGTCCGCCATTCGCGGGCATCTTCGCTGTTCTCGCGCACCGCCTGGAACACCGGACGCCCTTTCGCGCGCATGGTCTGAATGTGGTTTTCGATGTTGGCTTTGGCTTCAGCGTCGATCACCGGCCCGATGTCGGTGGTGAGACGGCCCGGGTTGCCCATGCGGCATTCCGCCATCGCGCCGCGCAGCATCTTCAGCGTGTGGTCCGCCACGTCGTCCTGCAGGCACAGCACGCGCAGGGCGGAGCAGCGCTGACCGGCGCTGTCGAACGCGGAGGCCAGCACGTCGACCACCACCTGCTCGGTGAGCGCGGAGGAGTCAACGATCATGGCGTTCATCCCGCCGGTTTCCGCGATGAGCGGCGTAGGACGGCCCTGCGCATCCAGACGGGTGGCAATGTTGCGCTGCAGCAGCGACGCCACTTCGGTCGAACCGGTAAACATCACGCCGCGCACGCGGTTGTCGGAGGTCAGTTTGGCACCGACCGTTTCACCACGGCCCGGCAGCAGCTGAACCACGCCCGCCGGCACGCCGGCTTCCAGAAGAATGTTGATGCCCTGCGCGGCAATCAGCGGGGTCTGCTCTGCCGGTTTTGCCAGCACGCTGTTGCCTGCGGCCAGCGCGGCGGCAATCTGGCCGGTGAAGATCGCCAGCGGGAAGTTCCACGGGCTGATACAGACTACCGGGCCGAGCGGACGGTGGGTTTCGTTATCGAAATCATCGCGCACCTGACCGGCGTAGTAGTGCAGGAAGTCGACGGCCTCGCGCACTTCGGCAATCGCGTTGCTGAAGGTTTTACCCGCCTCGCGCACCAGAATGCCGATGAGCGACTGCATCTGATCTTCCATCAGCACCGCTGCACGCTCCAGAATCGCGGCGCGCTCCTGCGGCGGCGTGGCAAACCAGATAGGGGCGTTGTTCACCGCGCTGTCCAGCGCCTGATCCACTTCCGCTTCGGTCGCTTCACGCGCGTAGCCGACGATATCCTTCGGCTCGGCCGGGTTGATCACCGGGTGCATTTCGCCGTCTGCAACGGGCTGCTCCAGCATCGGTTTGGCCTGCCACTTCTGCAGCGCGCTGTTGAGCAGGGCAGAGGAGAGGGACGCCAGACGGTGTTCGTTGGCGAGATCCAGACCCGCCGAGTTGACGCGGCCTTTGCCGTACAGCTCGCGCGGCAGGGCAATCTTCGGATGCGGCAGGCCAACCTGGCCTTCCTGCGCCGCCATCTTCTCAACGGCCTGCACCGGGTCGGCCACCAGCTCGTCGAGCGGCAGGGTGGTGTCGGCGATGCGGTTAACGAAGGAGGTGTTCGCGCCGTTTTCCAGCAGACGACGCACCAGGTACGCCAGCAGGGTTTCGTGCGTTCCCACCGGAGCATAGATTCGGCATGGGCGGTTCAGCTTGCCGTCCGCCACTTTACCGGTGACCTGCTCGTACAGCGGTTCACCCATGCCGTGCAGGCACTGGAACTCGTACTGGCCCGGATAGTAGTTTTGCCCTGCCAGGCTGTAGATCGCCGCCAGGGTGTGGGCGTTGTGGGTAGCGAACTGCGGATAGATCAGGTTCGGCACGCCGAGCAGCTTTTTCGCACAGGCGAGGTAAGAGACGTCGGTGTATACCTTGCGGGTATAGACCGGATAGCCTTCCAGCCCTTCCATCTGGGCGCGTTTGATTTCGCTGTCCCAGTAGGCGCCTTTCACCAGACGGATCATCAGGCGACGGCGGCTGCGGCTGGCCAGGTCAATCAGGTAATCAATGACGAACGGGCAGCGCTTCTGGTAGGCCTGGATAACGAAGCCGATGCCGTTCCAGCCTGCCAGCTCCGGCTCGAAGCACAGTTTTTCCAGCAGATCGAGGGAGATCTCCAGACGGTCGGCCTCTTCGGCGTCGATGTTAATGCCGATGTCATACTGGCGCGCCAGCAGGGTCAGGGATTTCAGGCGCGGGTAGAGTTCTTCCATCACCCGGTCGTACTGCGCGCGGCTGTAGCGCGGGTGCAGGGCAGAGAGCTTGATAGAGATGCCCGGGCCTTCATAAATACCGCGACCGTTGGACGCTTTACCGATGGCGTGGATCGCCTGCTGGTAAGAGACCATGTAGGCCTGCGCGTCGGCGGCGGTCAGGGCCGCCTCGCCCAGCATGTCGTACGAGTAGCGGAAACCTTTATCTTCCAGCTTGCGGGCGTTCGCCAGCGCTTCGGCAATGGTTTCCCCGGTCACGAACTGCTCGCCCATCAGACGCATCGCCATGTCCACGCCTTTGCGGATCAGCGGCTCGCCGCTCTTGCCGATGATGCGGTTCAGGGAGCGGGAGAGGTTGGCTTCGTTATGGGTGGAGACCAGTTTGCCGGTAAACAGCAGGCCCCAGGTCGCGGCGTTGACGAACAGCGACGGGCTACGGCCAATATGGGAATGCCAGTTGCCGTTGCTGATCTTGTCGCGGATCAGTGCGTCGCGGGTGGCTTTATCCGGAATACGCAGCAGCGCTTCCGCGAGGCACATCAGCGCCACGCCTTCCTGAGAGGAGAGGGAAAACTCCTGCAGCAGACCCTGAACCATCCCGGCGCGGCCGGTGGCGGTTTTCTGGTTGCGCAGCTTGTCGGCTAACTGATACGCCAGGCTGTGCGCCTGTGCGGCAATGGCTTCCGGCAGGCGGGCCTGCTCCAGCAGCATCGGCACGGCGTCGGTTTCGGCACGGCGCCAGGCGCCGGTAATGGCGGCACGGCTGACGGACTGCGGCAGGATCTGCTCGGCAAATTCAAGGAACGGCTGATGGTTCTCGTCGCCAGCGGCCGGGGCTTCTTCGCTTTCATTCGCCGCGCCGGCCAGCAGGGCAGGCAGCTCCGGCAGGCCCTCATCGCTCTCGAGTCTTTCGAGATAGTTAAAAATCGCCTGCTTAATTAACCAGTGCGGCGTGCGGTCAATGCGGGTTGCTGCGGTCTTAATCCGTTCGCGGGTTGCGTCATCCAGCTTAACCCCCATGGTGGTCATACCCATGCCAAA is a window of Enterobacter cloacae complex sp. ECNIH7 DNA encoding:
- the rutC gene encoding pyrimidine utilization protein C — translated: MPKSVIIPPGTSTPIAPFVPGTLADGVVYVSGTLPFDKDNNVVFINDPKAQTRHVLETIKTVIETAGGTMEDVTFNSIFITDWKNYAAINEIYAEFFPGDKPARFCIQCGLVKPEALVEIATVAHIAK
- the rutB gene encoding pyrimidine utilization protein B, which translates into the protein MTTLNARPEAITFAPQQSALIVVDMQNAYASQGGYLDLAGFDVSATRPVIENIKTAVAAARAAGMLIIWFQNGWDDQYVEAGGPGSPNFHKSNALKTMRKRPELQGKLLAKGGWDYQLVDELVPQAGDIVLPKPRYSGFFNTPLDSLLRSRGIRHLIFTGIATNVCVESTLRDGFFLEYFGVVLEDATHQAGPEFAQKAALFNIETFFGWVSNVADFCDALNPPLARIA
- the rutA gene encoding pyrimidine utilization protein A, with translation MKIGVFVPIGNNGWLISTTAPQYMPTFELNKAIVQKAEHYHFDFALSMIKLRGFGGKTEFWDHNLESFTLMAGLAAVTSRIQIYATAATLTLPPAIVARMASTIDSISGGRFGVNLVTGWQKPEYEQMGLWPGDDYFSRRYDYLTEYVQVLRDLWGTGKSDFKGDFFTMNDCRVSPQPSVPMKVICAGQSDAGMEFSAKYADFNFCFGKGVNTPAAFAPTAARMKEAADKTGRDVGSYVLFMVIADETDDAARAKWERYKDGADEEALSWLTEQSQKDTRSGADTNVRQMADPTSAVNINMGTLVGSYASVARMLDEVAAVPGAEGVLLTFDDFLTGVETFGERIQPLMQCRAHIPAVTKEVA
- the rutR gene encoding HTH-type transcriptional regulator RutR → MTQGAVKTPGKRSQAVSAKKQAILSAALETFSQFGIHGTRLEQVAEQSGVSKTNLLYYYPSKEALYVAVMQQILDIWLAPLKAFRAELAPLVAIKEYIRLKLEVSRDYPQASRLFCLEMLQGAPLLQAELTGDLKQLVDDKSAIIAGWVASGKLAPVDPHHLIFMIWASTQHYADFAAQVEAVTGKTLQDEAFFHSTLENVQRMIIEGIRLR
- a CDS encoding lysozyme inhibitor LprI family protein, producing MKRYLIASAALLMSASALADECDKATTQLELNTCSAQQYQAADKKLNQTYQAAVKRAAAPQRDLLKKAQQAWITLRDADCAFIGSGTEGGSVQPMIVNQCLAEKTVEREAFLASLMQCEEGDLSCPLPPGN
- the putA gene encoding trifunctional transcriptional regulator/proline dehydrogenase/L-glutamate gamma-semialdehyde dehydrogenase: MGMTTMGVKLDDATRERIKTAATRIDRTPHWLIKQAIFNYLERLESDEGLPELPALLAGAANESEEAPAAGDENHQPFLEFAEQILPQSVSRAAITGAWRRAETDAVPMLLEQARLPEAIAAQAHSLAYQLADKLRNQKTATGRAGMVQGLLQEFSLSSQEGVALMCLAEALLRIPDKATRDALIRDKISNGNWHSHIGRSPSLFVNAATWGLLFTGKLVSTHNEANLSRSLNRIIGKSGEPLIRKGVDMAMRLMGEQFVTGETIAEALANARKLEDKGFRYSYDMLGEAALTAADAQAYMVSYQQAIHAIGKASNGRGIYEGPGISIKLSALHPRYSRAQYDRVMEELYPRLKSLTLLARQYDIGINIDAEEADRLEISLDLLEKLCFEPELAGWNGIGFVIQAYQKRCPFVIDYLIDLASRSRRRLMIRLVKGAYWDSEIKRAQMEGLEGYPVYTRKVYTDVSYLACAKKLLGVPNLIYPQFATHNAHTLAAIYSLAGQNYYPGQYEFQCLHGMGEPLYEQVTGKVADGKLNRPCRIYAPVGTHETLLAYLVRRLLENGANTSFVNRIADTTLPLDELVADPVQAVEKMAAQEGQVGLPHPKIALPRELYGKGRVNSAGLDLANEHRLASLSSALLNSALQKWQAKPMLEQPVADGEMHPVINPAEPKDIVGYAREATEAEVDQALDSAVNNAPIWFATPPQERAAILERAAVLMEDQMQSLIGILVREAGKTFSNAIAEVREAVDFLHYYAGQVRDDFDNETHRPLGPVVCISPWNFPLAIFTGQIAAALAAGNSVLAKPAEQTPLIAAQGINILLEAGVPAGVVQLLPGRGETVGAKLTSDNRVRGVMFTGSTEVASLLQRNIATRLDAQGRPTPLIAETGGMNAMIVDSSALTEQVVVDVLASAFDSAGQRCSALRVLCLQDDVADHTLKMLRGAMAECRMGNPGRLTTDIGPVIDAEAKANIENHIQTMRAKGRPVFQAVRENSEDAREWRTGTFVPPTLIELASFDELKKEVFGPVLHVVRYNRNNLNELVEQINASGYGLTLGVHTRIDETIAQVTGSAKVGNLYVNRNMVGAVVGVQPFGGEGLSGTGPKAGGPLYLYRLLANRPENALGVTLARQDADYPVDAQLKTVLTQPLEALIAWAEKRPELRAVAKQYGELAQAGTQRLLPGPTGERNTWTLMPRERVLCVADNEQDALVQLAAAMATGCEVLWPEDALHRDLAKQLPKAVSARIRFAKADNLLTQPFDAVIYHGDSDQLRELCEQVAARSGAIVSVQGFARGETNLLLERLYVERSLSVNTAAAGGNASLMTIG